The following are encoded together in the Culex pipiens pallens isolate TS chromosome 1, TS_CPP_V2, whole genome shotgun sequence genome:
- the LOC120432494 gene encoding 40S ribosomal protein S20-like, with amino-acid sequence MAATRKDIEKAATLHRNRVTLTLRNVRSLEKVCADLISGAKKQKLHVKGSVRMPTKILRITTRLAVMHKRIIDLHSPFEIVKQITSINIKPGVEVKVTIADP; translated from the coding sequence ATGGCCGCCACTAGAAAGGACATCGAAAAGGCCGCGACCCTTCACCGGAACCGCGTCACGCTGACCTTGCGCAATGTCCGCAGCCTGGAGAAGGTGTGCGCTGACCTGATCAGCGGCGCCAAGAAGCAGAAGCTGCACGTTAAGGGCTCGGTTCGCATGCCGACCAAGATCCTGCGTATTACGACCCGCCTTGCGGTGATGCACAAGCGTATCATCGATCTGCACTCGCCGTTCGAGATCGTCAAGCAGATAACCTCGATCAACATCAAGCCCGGTGTAGAGGTCAAGGTCACCATCGCCGACCCTTAA
- the LOC120432515 gene encoding mediator of RNA polymerase II transcription subunit 7 — MANADTIQVSSLPLPPAQYINLYTDENIRKNRAPKPPPPIQDSYTMFGNPFSNDDNIIRPLEAQGFKRLYPQHFDRRKELKKLNHSLLVNFLDLIDLLVHYPDSPRRAEKIEDLSLLFVHIHHLLNEFRPHQARETLRVMMELQKRQRIETTQRFQNHLEKVREMVKAAFASLPDLTEADLSSAAEPMDTGDESETGKGRGEGCHPLDRLMCELVDNM; from the exons ATGGCCAACGCGGACACGATCCAGGTCAGCTCGCTGCCGCTGCCACCGGCGCAATACATCAACCTGTACACGGACGAAAACATCCGGAAGAATCGGGCCCCGAAACCGCCACCCCCGATCCAGGACTCGTACACCATGTTCGGGAATCCGTTCAGCAACGACGACAACATTATCCGGCCGCTGGAGGCGCAGGGCTTCAAGCGGCTCTACCCGCAGCACTTTGACCGGCGGAAGGAGCTAAAGAAGCTGAACCATTCGTTGCTGGTCAACTTTCTGGATCTGATCGATTTACTCGTGCACTATCCGGATAGTCCGCGGAGAGCCGAGAAG ATCGAAGACCTGAGTCTTCTGTTCGTCCACATCCACCATCTGCTGAACGAATTCCGTCCGCACCAGGCGCGGGAAACGTTGCGAGTCATGATGGAGTTGCAGAAGCGCCAACGAATAGAAACCACCCAGCGCTTCCAGAACCACTTGGAGAAGGTGCGCGAGATGGTGAAGGCGGCGTTCGCGTCGCTGCCTGATTTGACCGAAGCGGACTTGAGCAGCGCGGCCGAACCGATGGACACGGGCGACGAGAGCGAGACCGGCAAGGGTCGCGGCGAAGGGTGCCATCCGCTAGACCGGCTCATGTGCGAGCTGGTGGACAACATGTAG
- the LOC120432509 gene encoding uncharacterized protein LOC120432509, translating to MEQFALVLEGPSVRKPPVLELSYSDYFQRLERDPTNLIKNIYLEHRRSYSNFRPQTLISQRRSFGRMNFDGEFAISFLAGKRRLPFPNQQPMTNSSKLVLMMAGNETTLSATSLSRSKIKAAMLLPNETSIRNLLSLGPSNVTGGVP from the exons ATGG aacagtttgcacTAGTTCTGGAAGGACCGTCTGTACGAAAGCCGCCGGTCCTGGAGCTGTCGTACTCAGATTACTTCCAGAGGTTGGAGCGAGATCCGACGAACCTAATCAAAAACATCTACCTGGAACACCGAAGAAGTTAtag CAACTTCCGCCCGCAAACGCTCATCTCGCAACGGCGCAGTTTCGGCCGGATGAACTTTGACGGCGAGTTCGCAATATCT TTCCTAgccggaaaacgtcgacttcccttcccgaatcaacaaCCAATGACCAACTCCTCCAAGCTTGTCCtgatgatggccggcaacgagaccACCCTGTCCGCTACATCGCTGTCGCGCTCCAAAATAAAGGCCGCGATGTTGCTCCCCAACGAAACATCCATCCGTAACCTGCTCAGCCTGGGGCCTTCGAacgtgaccggtggcgtaccgtaa
- the LOC120432487 gene encoding uncharacterized protein LOC120432487, with translation MSLWNPTTSMCPRPWCSITGNVPANRQHRPKSQSVTILGGAQDVRTGPPEAAHINRYRVPGSGTVIRVSDRRSRNRHPEEIAERRRSWKIVELLGPQETRRNRSDRQ, from the coding sequence ATGTCCCTGTGGAACCCAACAACCTCGATGTGTCCACGTCCTTGGTGCTCGATTACGGGCAATGTTCCGGCCAACCGTCAACACCGGCCGAAGTCCCAATCCGTCACCATATTGGGAGGAGCACAGGACGTTCGGACGGGTCCACCAGAAGCCGCGCACATCAACCGCTACCGAGTTCCAGGATCGGGAACCGTGATCCGTGTAAGCGACCGGAGGTCGCGTAACCGTCATCCGGAGGAGATTGCTGAAAGAAGGAGAAGCTGGAAGATCGTCGAGCTGCTGGGGCCCCAAGAAACCAGAAGGAACAGGTCAGATAGACAATAA